The DNA window gctgacatgttttgtttggacatagtggtgcatttgtagttctatgaggacatggtggtgcatttgtagttctatgaggacatggtggtgcatttgtagttctatgaggacatcgtggtgcatttgtagttctatgaggacatggtggtgcatttgtagttctatgaggacatcgtggtgcatttgtagttctatgaggacatcgtggtgcatttgtagttctctgagcgtttgcacatctgtacatgaaaatgcacttgatgacagttagttattgatgtattgagtatataaactgtattttactgtaattttttctatattttgccagattatggtgattctggggtcgtgatgatggggcccttgaatattgttgcccagggaACAGCAgagtgttaatctggccctgaCAGCACCGCCCCAGCTGCTATGTCCTCCACCTCCGTGTCAACATCCTCTggttgtggtggtggtgctgaTGCTGCAGCTGCCATGGCAACCCAAGTGTCCGAGCAGGCTCTGCTGGCCTCAGACCGCTACGCCAGACTCATCCTGGCCCAGATGAACAAGATGCGGCTCCGCACCGATTTCTGCGACGTGGGGCTGAAGGTCGGCAGCCGCGTCTTCAGGGTCCACCGGCTGGTGCTCGCTGCCAGCAGCCCGTACTTCTCCGCTCTGTTCTCAGGGGGGATGAGGGAGGCGGATAAGGAGGAGGTGCAGATCCTTGGAGTGGAGACtgaagtctttgaggtgttGCTGGACTTTATATATACAGGTCTGCATCCATCCTGATATTCCAGTCATATTGTTCCTtaacgtcaccctgttaaaataatcgcctaactcatttttttcaagttttgcaggaaacacaaaaaacttcaacaaaagtgtaacatatgacatttattgatcatttcactcaaaaaggatgtaacaaatgatggctattggcatagtaataacactgtgtgtaaattagggttgtcacgatactgaaatcttcaactcgataccgatactcaggaaatatttgatactcgataccattttcgacaccacaaggataaaaacaaagaccccaaaatttaacagaaatatttttgttaacaagaaaaatgtaacaGGTAAAAATGagcagaaccacaggttaaatatttataataaaaaacagttgtgcaaaaagaaactgcaactatgataacaagcttcaggtctgaggtagtgcaaaaaagaaataaattcaataaacaataacaattagaacaatattttgaggttgtatggtttagccgcttaataagttgttggatcgatacttttgaaaatgagtattgtattcggatacaacgttttagtatcgatacttttgacaaccctagtgtaaattatgtaacttaagagaaataaatgactttattttttgaacatgcctttgtgacttaagcaagataggtaacactttattttgaaggtgtctacataagagtcacacaggcctgtcagaaacatgacatgacaagtatcatgaacaTCAATGTttcttcaaagtgtcattaatgttcatgacacatcccatgtcatgtttatgacacgctcatgtcactctaatgtagacaccttcaaaataaagtgttaccatatcttgcttaagtcacaaaggcatggcaagaaaaattgcctaagtcacattttattttgacttaggcataataaatccgcttaagtcacacacttgacataggccattatcttaaaggggtaaaatcacatgatctgatcaactgaggatggaggcgattttaccataggtggtaatgaggagatgatttaggcaaaaaaaacaacaattttgacaaaaaatgactttaagtGATGTTAagatcttttttgtatttttttgaattttgtACCATTTTCTGAATGGAAACATGTGCCCTTTCCTGTCAGGCGTGATCAGTGTGACCGTGGAGAACGTTCAAGAGCTGATGGTGGCAGCAGACATGCTGCAGCTGAACGAGGTGGTGTCTGTCTGTGGAGAGTTTCTTAAGGGCCACATGGACCCGTCCAACTGTGTGGGCATCTTTCAGTTCCTGGAGCAGATTGCCTGCATGGAGATGCTGGAGTTTACTGAGAACTACATCCATGTTCACTTCCTGGAGGTATGAAACAACGCAAAGCACTATCTCATGTTTACCTGGTAACTTTAAGCTGGATGTAGCTGACATCCATTCTTAAAGTCCAGTCGCACACCATCAGCATTTATATTTGATGAGGAACTATGTATACCGGCCGTGAATGGGAAATTGATATCATTATGTACCATTCTATCAATGAAATTATAGCTGATAAATAGAGCTGATGGGACAAAGACATATTGCTTTCATTGACTTAAACATGCAATGTGAGATTTTCTGCTGTTAGGTTTGGTTAGgttaaagtcaaagtcaaatttatttatttatatagtgcatttacagacggcttaGCCgcaagtgcttcacataaaagtgcaaaaagtgcaataaaatacagaaattgacaaaggtaaagaaacaaacaaaaaaataaatagatacatttaaaataaaaaaaggtcagaGCTGTGGAAGCTTTGATCACTACATCTAGGCCTTACTTGCCCTGACCCTTGCTCAGGTGGGCctacagctattctcaaccttggggtcgggaccccaattggggtcgcgaggtGATTtgtgggggtcgccaaatcattttggaagtcagctctgtctccactgtgttaaagtgctcatgtgttaatgtgttttagtctttttggtcacttaatgtcttttttttttgggtcattttgtgtgtatttttttgtaattttgtgtcttttttggtctttttttttatattattattttgtggtcaatttgtgacttttttggtcattttgtgtcttttttggtcattttgtttctttttttgtcattttgtgtctttttgtcattttgtgtatttttgatctttttgtgtctttttttggtcattttgtgtgtttttggtcattttgtgtctcttttttggtaattttgtttccttttttatgtcattttgtttcttttttgggtgatctgaactgtgcttgtgagattgtgttcagtgagcgggggtcgcggacaacatgcatgttaaattgggggtcgcgactcaaaaaggttgagaactactgctctagaggtCAGGAACCCTGTTTGATGCTAACACTCAGCCTCTACCACCTGCCTCCTTTTAGGTGTGCGTCACTGATGAGTTCAGGGGCCTGACCAAGGATCAGCTGGTGAGGCTGCTACGAAGCGAAGAGCTGCGAATTGAGGATGAGTACCAGGTATTCACGGCAGCCATGGACTGGGTTCTCCACGATGTGgcaaagaggaaaaaacatgtAGTGGAGGTGTTGGAACCGGTCCGCTTCCCTTTGCTTTCCCCACAGAGACTGTTCAAGTACATAGAGGGTGAGGGGAACATAACTTTTTGCAGCCatccttttatatttttcaaactTGTACTTTGTAAACAGCATGTTGAAATGTTTGCCATTGAAGGTATTACAGACTTCAGCCTGCGGGTGGCGCTGCAGACTCTGCTGAAGGAATACACGGAAGTCACAAAGTCTCCCAAAGAAAATAAGATGTACAGCCAGCTACAACCAGCCAAGATGAGGCCCAGAAGAAAAGCGAGGAAATACCTCTACGCCATAGGTTTGCTTGAAatccctttttttgtaataaagaCAGTCCCTGATTAAAGAAATGCCATTTAGCAGGGTTCGtacaggtgcttgaaatccttgaaaatgcttgaatttaaatgttgtattttcaaggtttaaaaagtgctcggattttggataaagtgcttgtaaatgcttgaaattcttactgtatttctcttgcaatctgtcTGTATCCATCTGTAGATtatacatcaggggtctcaaactcaaattacctggcggccgctggaggcagtatcaaaatgaccaaaaaaagacacaaaattactaaaaaaaagacacataaggaccaaaaaaagacacaaaatgactcaaaagacacagaatgactcaaaaaacagtaaaattactttaaaaaagacacaaaatgacaaaaaagacacaaaatggccaaaaaaacaacaacagaattaccaaaaaagacacaaaattaatttaaaaaaaagacacaaaattaattaaaaaaagacacaaaattaccaaaacaagacaaaacattaccaaaaaaagtaattaaagggaccttccacacacaacacagtaaagtgtcattcatataaaactcacattaaactttcatatcaaggtgggggccacaaaatatcatcacgagggccgcaagtttgagacccctgctatagataatcacatgttcagtgtaaaaaataatgagtagcctatctgtaATGAAGACcattcctcctaaaagtgtaacaccatcactgttggtatggttcagtgaaatctcccccttttagtatgtaagtactcatctaaaacgtgcaatttacaacaggtgtaagatactggaaaagcttgaaaactgACCTTGAAAGTGGttgaaaaatgctttttgaatgaatttgaccactgctacaGTGTACGAGCCCTGGTTTATCCTCTGGCCTTTGCTTGTTTCCTCTGACAGGAGGCTACACTCGGCTGCAGGGAGGCCGCTGGAGTGACAGCCGGGCGCTGAGCTGTGTGGAGCGCTTCGACACCTTTAACCAGTACTGGACCACGGTGTCCTCCCTGCACCAGGCCCGCAGCGGGGTGGGGGTCGCCGTTCTGGAGGGCATGATCTATGTAGTGGGAGGTACGGGAGCTGAGGCCAGCATGTTATAACATTATATCACTgtcaagcagtggtggaaagtaacttggtacattcactcaagtactgtgtttaagtacaattttcgtttcgtttcgtatctgtttatttcggtcaatacatgtcatcaaaacaaaccagaaaaaaaaaaaaaacattgatcaaagtaaacaacatgtaaacagagagataaaattgataatagacatttggaccgaaaaggctgaagcatagcttattacgcctaccctgttttgaggtacttgtactttacttgagtatttccattttatgtagctttatacttctacttcactacattttaaggtaaatgttgtactttttactccactacatttagctttagacagctttagttacttttcaggttgagatttaacataaaaacataatcaatgtaaagtaattcaactttttttaaattaaatcttataacagtgcTGCCCTagaaagcaaaaaggcagtaactgcatttttggtcaaaaatgagttattgtcattttcatgatattcaaggcatcctttgttatgtgacagaacatcttatctcaaatgtgtgtcgttttggagaaaaatgtcaATGTCGTTTGTACAGTTGTGTACTCAGGCtggattacaggataactttaaagtcatttttctcagttctgcactctgcgtagttactgcctttttgctttgtagggcagagtatattaagtaattaaatgagttGTCTTTACAAAATGAGTACACTGCttacattaaaagcattaatacaaataatgtaataatatatttagactatataataatctgagtgggtccattctgcataatgagtacttttacttttgatactttaagcacatgttgatgctgatacttttgtacttttacttcagtatgttttgaatgcaggacttttacttgtaatggagtaatttcacagtgtggtattagtacttttacttcagtaaggggtctgaatacttcttccaccacttatTTTCCTCCAGGGGAGAAAGACTCGATGATCTTCGACTGCACTGAGAGATACGACCCCGTGACCAAGCAGTGGGCCGCCGTGGCGTCTCTCAACTTTCCTCGCTGTGGAGTCGGCGTCTGTCCCTGCCACGGAGCTCTGTATGCTCTCGGTAAATGCCACAGTCaccaaaaaacatacagcacaaACTGGTAGTTTAATTTTAAAGAGGCACTCTGTTgatttcacacatacagtgccttgcaaaagtattcatcccccttggatgtttcaccctttttgttgcttttacacatgaaatcaaggtcaatataatttggccttttttaaaaagaatttgaaaaaaaccccTCTTTAATGTcgaagtgaaaacagatttttacaaaatagaataaattaattaaaaatatataaggtaaaataaatgattgcataagtattcataccctttaaaataactgaactaattcaacaaagttGAAAAAGTAtgaactaaatgtacatttgtttggacaaatataatgataagaacaaaaatagctgataagagtttaatttaagagctgatatctagacattttccatggttttcttgataataattgtGGTTATTAttcagaaaaccatggaaaatgtctagatatcagctctttaattaaactctaa is part of the Centropristis striata isolate RG_2023a ecotype Rhode Island chromosome 11, C.striata_1.0, whole genome shotgun sequence genome and encodes:
- the ipp gene encoding actin-binding protein IPP; amino-acid sequence: MSSTSVSTSSGCGGGADAAAAMATQVSEQALLASDRYARLILAQMNKMRLRTDFCDVGLKVGSRVFRVHRLVLAASSPYFSALFSGGMREADKEEVQILGVETEVFEVLLDFIYTGVISVTVENVQELMVAADMLQLNEVVSVCGEFLKGHMDPSNCVGIFQFLEQIACMEMLEFTENYIHVHFLEVCVTDEFRGLTKDQLVRLLRSEELRIEDEYQVFTAAMDWVLHDVAKRKKHVVEVLEPVRFPLLSPQRLFKYIEGITDFSLRVALQTLLKEYTEVTKSPKENKMYSQLQPAKMRPRRKARKYLYAIGGYTRLQGGRWSDSRALSCVERFDTFNQYWTTVSSLHQARSGVGVAVLEGMIYVVGGEKDSMIFDCTERYDPVTKQWAAVASLNFPRCGVGVCPCHGALYALGGWIGSEIGKTMERYDPEENKWEVIGSMAVPRYYFGCCELQGFIYVIGGISDEGMELRSAEVYDPISRRWSALPVMVTRRAYVGVACLNNCIYAVGGWNEALGALETVEKYCPEEEKWMEVAPMSTARAGVSVSAVNGLLYAVGGRAASRDFSAPVTVDSVEIYDPHLDTWTEVGNMITSRCDGGLAVL